In the genome of Tautonia marina, one region contains:
- a CDS encoding preprotein translocase subunit SecA: protein MSNRLGPNWLNRAKGIAGPTYPARYGRFAVLVEQINALEPKLENESDEQIVARSFALRQRARQGDPVNKLLVEAFALVREAAKRTVGMRHYDVQLMGGIAIHHRSIAEMETGEGKTLVCTLPAYLNALGGKGVHVVTVNDYLAHRDAEWNAPIFHKLGLTVGCIQTGQDDSIRRAAYGCDITYGTGKEFGFDFLRDQLKKFQHGDNHRKTFMQAFVTGATTAEASRPVQRAHHYAIIDEADSILIDEARTPLIIGANNQPTQEEASAYFGADEIAATLVRIKDFKYDPVERKAELNASGRRKVQAKAGHSAFSMLTVDQLYEYVERALRAQIAYIRDKDYVVAPNEKGQPDVVIVDEFTGRLMPGRQWQDGLHQAIQAKERLEITLETITAARVTVQEFFKRYSKLSGMTGTARSDASELRRTYKVHVFPVPTNKPSRRTWVNDRVFSTENEKFRAVAEEIIRLNKKKVPVLVGTRSIEKSEKLSALLNEARIEHQILNAKNHAIEAQIVAQAGQPGRVTVATNMAGRGTDIKLGEGVAQLGGLHVLGTERHESFRIDRQLAGRSARQGDPGHVQFFLSLEDELIEAFGEKPAKRLRARYANRGELTSNGFRRLFVRAQAKKERQHRKDRRLLMHYEKHRAEMRENMGLNPVLG from the coding sequence ATGTCGAATCGACTGGGACCCAACTGGCTGAACCGCGCGAAGGGGATCGCTGGGCCGACCTATCCGGCCCGGTATGGTCGGTTCGCGGTCTTGGTCGAACAGATCAATGCCCTGGAGCCGAAGCTGGAGAACGAATCGGACGAGCAGATCGTTGCCCGCAGTTTTGCGCTCCGGCAGCGGGCCCGCCAGGGAGACCCGGTCAACAAACTCCTGGTTGAAGCCTTCGCGCTGGTTCGAGAGGCAGCCAAGCGCACGGTGGGCATGCGTCATTATGACGTGCAATTGATGGGTGGAATTGCGATTCATCATCGATCGATCGCGGAGATGGAGACCGGCGAAGGAAAGACGCTCGTCTGCACCCTTCCCGCCTATCTCAATGCGTTGGGTGGGAAAGGGGTCCATGTCGTCACCGTGAACGACTACCTCGCCCATCGTGACGCCGAATGGAACGCGCCGATCTTTCACAAGCTCGGATTGACCGTCGGTTGCATTCAGACAGGACAGGACGACTCCATTCGTCGAGCCGCATACGGGTGTGACATCACCTACGGGACCGGCAAGGAGTTTGGCTTCGATTTTCTCCGCGATCAGCTCAAAAAGTTTCAGCACGGCGACAATCACCGCAAGACGTTCATGCAGGCGTTTGTCACGGGAGCAACGACTGCCGAAGCCTCTCGCCCCGTCCAGCGAGCCCATCATTACGCCATTATTGACGAGGCCGACAGCATTCTCATTGATGAAGCTCGAACGCCCCTCATCATCGGGGCGAACAACCAGCCGACACAGGAGGAAGCCTCGGCCTATTTCGGTGCCGACGAGATCGCTGCCACGTTGGTCCGAATCAAGGATTTTAAATACGATCCCGTGGAACGCAAGGCCGAGCTAAACGCCTCGGGACGACGGAAGGTTCAGGCCAAAGCCGGGCACTCCGCGTTCTCAATGCTGACGGTCGATCAACTCTACGAATATGTCGAACGGGCCTTGCGGGCGCAGATCGCCTACATCCGAGACAAGGACTATGTTGTTGCGCCCAATGAAAAGGGACAGCCCGACGTTGTGATCGTCGACGAGTTTACCGGCCGTCTCATGCCGGGTCGCCAGTGGCAGGATGGTTTGCATCAGGCGATACAGGCCAAGGAACGACTTGAAATTACCCTGGAAACCATTACCGCGGCTCGAGTGACGGTTCAGGAGTTTTTCAAGCGTTATTCCAAGCTCTCGGGGATGACCGGCACCGCCCGGAGTGATGCCTCGGAGTTACGACGAACTTACAAGGTTCACGTCTTTCCCGTTCCGACCAACAAGCCGAGTCGCCGCACCTGGGTCAACGACCGTGTCTTCTCCACCGAAAACGAGAAGTTCCGGGCGGTTGCCGAGGAAATCATCCGTCTGAACAAGAAGAAGGTTCCGGTCCTGGTCGGAACGCGTTCCATTGAGAAGTCTGAGAAGTTAAGCGCTTTGCTCAATGAGGCGAGGATCGAGCACCAAATTCTGAATGCCAAGAACCACGCCATTGAGGCCCAGATTGTGGCTCAGGCGGGTCAGCCTGGTCGGGTGACGGTGGCCACGAACATGGCCGGACGAGGGACCGACATCAAACTCGGCGAGGGAGTCGCACAACTCGGAGGGCTCCATGTTCTCGGGACCGAGCGTCACGAATCGTTCCGGATCGACCGTCAGCTTGCGGGTCGATCTGCTCGACAAGGGGATCCCGGGCATGTTCAGTTCTTCCTGTCACTCGAAGATGAATTGATCGAGGCCTTCGGTGAAAAACCGGCCAAGCGGTTACGAGCCCGTTATGCCAACAGGGGAGAACTGACCAGTAACGGTTTCCGACGCCTGTTTGTCCGCGCACAGGCTAAAAAGGAACGTCAGCATCGCAAGGATCGTCGCCTCTTGATGCACTATGAGAAGCATCGAGCTGAGATGAGGGAGAACATGGGCTTGAATCCGGTTCTCGGTTGA
- a CDS encoding cell division protein FtsQ/DivIB yields MMLRLATDADEQSPPSAHRAPWLSLMVGLLGPRGTHAALVAVVVLGLSLLVVSGLPGRVRAWVHDRPEYDWSVAQIALDPAPPSWLRVGERGVLSAVAEPLQGFDPGSVLDLDLGAVERAFKNVFWVERVRGIERSYPNRVIVSLDYRQPVAIAPLDPSAAATNPSRRDYLVVDSTGLILDRLPVNSDLGRSFASELVMLSGLKVPQDVTIGQPWPRSDSSESVLRSDPAAEAAARLARFLLDRSAEDGWPETRSGQMIPFRRIHPYQGDPRKLYINHKLPDGQVLWVVWDSAPGSEGSSEPSAIEKWDMLRNWITSGGIDRPLDPGALGFTTRGPVWLPPI; encoded by the coding sequence ATGATGCTTCGCCTGGCAACGGATGCCGACGAACAAAGCCCTCCCTCAGCGCACCGAGCGCCCTGGCTCTCGCTGATGGTCGGATTGCTTGGCCCCCGTGGAACGCATGCGGCGTTGGTCGCCGTGGTGGTGCTCGGACTCAGTTTGTTGGTTGTGAGCGGGTTGCCGGGTCGGGTTCGTGCCTGGGTGCATGATCGTCCCGAGTACGATTGGTCCGTCGCTCAAATCGCGCTCGATCCAGCTCCACCCTCGTGGCTTCGAGTGGGAGAGCGTGGGGTTCTTTCAGCCGTGGCCGAACCGCTTCAAGGATTTGACCCGGGGTCCGTTCTGGATCTGGACCTTGGGGCGGTGGAACGAGCCTTCAAGAATGTCTTTTGGGTGGAACGTGTCCGAGGGATTGAACGCTCGTATCCCAATCGGGTCATCGTTTCTCTGGATTACCGACAACCTGTGGCGATCGCTCCACTCGACCCGTCAGCCGCAGCGACCAATCCGTCTCGCCGTGATTACCTTGTTGTTGACAGCACTGGACTCATCCTCGATCGACTTCCGGTCAACTCCGATCTTGGACGCTCCTTTGCGAGCGAGTTGGTCATGTTGAGCGGGTTAAAGGTGCCTCAGGACGTTACGATCGGTCAACCGTGGCCGCGGTCTGACTCGTCTGAGAGCGTCTTGCGATCCGACCCAGCCGCCGAGGCGGCCGCCCGGCTGGCCCGGTTTCTTCTCGATCGATCCGCCGAGGATGGCTGGCCCGAGACGAGATCAGGGCAGATGATTCCGTTCCGGCGGATCCACCCCTACCAGGGGGATCCCCGGAAGCTCTACATCAATCACAAATTGCCCGATGGTCAGGTCCTCTGGGTCGTCTGGGACTCCGCTCCCGGTTCCGAGGGGTCAAGCGAGCCGTCCGCGATCGAAAAGTGGGACATGCTGCGCAACTGGATTACCAGCGGAGGGATCGATCGCCCACTCGATCCCGGGGCGCTCGGCTTCACGACCAGAGGTCCTGTCTGGCTTCCCCCGATCTAA
- the murB gene encoding UDP-N-acetylmuramate dehydrogenase, whose translation MQPFDEFPGVVRTNEPLAPLTWFRLGGPADYFARPTSAEEVAFLVRACAGANLPWRVLAGGSNVLVRDEGVRGLVIHLESPSFSDVQILGNRLIAGSAVPMTALISQTARAGLAGLETLTGIPGTIGGAIRGNSGGRQGAIGQFVRRATVLEADGQIRTRQQDDLIFSYRRSNLDDCVILTAELELEPDDPEAVVRRMRSVWIVKKENQPYGHQSAACIFKNPTPEISAGTLIDQAGLSGHRVGGAEISDRHANYIIAEPGATVSDVLELIDFTREEVLRQFGYELDLQIQIW comes from the coding sequence ATGCAGCCGTTCGACGAGTTTCCTGGAGTGGTCAGGACCAACGAACCCCTGGCCCCACTGACCTGGTTCCGCCTGGGTGGCCCGGCAGACTACTTTGCGCGCCCCACTTCGGCTGAGGAAGTCGCATTCCTGGTTCGAGCGTGCGCTGGGGCGAATCTCCCCTGGCGGGTGCTTGCCGGAGGATCGAACGTCCTCGTTCGGGACGAAGGGGTTCGAGGACTGGTCATCCACCTTGAGAGCCCTTCGTTTTCCGATGTGCAAATCCTTGGCAATCGTCTGATCGCCGGCTCGGCTGTTCCCATGACCGCTCTGATCTCACAGACGGCTCGGGCTGGGCTGGCCGGCCTGGAGACGCTCACCGGGATTCCCGGAACGATTGGTGGCGCCATTCGGGGCAACAGTGGCGGGAGGCAAGGGGCGATTGGACAGTTTGTCCGACGAGCCACGGTTCTGGAAGCCGACGGGCAGATCCGGACTCGGCAGCAAGACGACCTGATCTTCTCCTATCGCCGCTCCAACCTTGATGATTGCGTCATCCTTACCGCCGAACTTGAGCTTGAGCCTGACGATCCCGAAGCCGTCGTCCGTCGAATGCGAAGCGTCTGGATCGTCAAAAAAGAAAACCAGCCGTACGGACATCAGTCCGCGGCGTGCATCTTCAAGAACCCGACCCCCGAGATTTCGGCCGGCACCCTGATTGATCAGGCTGGGCTCTCCGGCCATCGCGTCGGCGGGGCCGAGATTTCCGATCGCCATGCCAATTACATCATCGCGGAACCAGGCGCAACCGTCTCCGACGTGTTGGAGTTGATCGACTTCACGCGTGAGGAGGTCCTGCGCCAGTTCGGCTATGAACTCGACCTCCAGATCCAAATCTGGTAA
- a CDS encoding M14 family metallopeptidase has protein sequence MRWNGLATVVIGLATMGAWSSIEAQERTVPEPTQVLGFEPGADFRLAPWTDVVDYFHQVDTASDRVEVVEIGRSTLGRPFLAAVVSSEETIADLDRYKASQRELALPDPNLSDEEAAELVAQSKTTVLITCSIHSSETASTLMACSLLHELATGEDAATRAILDETIILIIPSVNPDGVDLVHDWYERSKGTPWEGSGMPWLYHPYAGHDTNRDWFMLNLDETRVLTRFLYEEWFPTITWDVHQMGSTGPRLFVPPFFDPVNPNLDPRISQGIFLIGAHMAADLAKEGKKGVATHSMYDNWWNGGNRTVPQRHNMVGILTEAASVKLASPIFQSKSDLRGGSRGFPDHEPRVTFVDPWPGGWWRIADIVEYELIAARALLTLAARYGDWFQSNYRAIALDQIRAGAERPPFAWVVPADQHDPGTAATMVEILHATGIRVHRATEAFEAGGVPYPADSWIFFASQPYRAHLKDMMERQEYPDRVGPDGRPERPYDVAGWTLPLQMGVKVATIAEPFEASTEAVAQVKTTGGRIDGDSQTANAFYLLNRANDDLAVAFALLANGQTLERIAEPFEIGDREFPAHTLRIPATAEARQVLETVLPQRSSVAVAVTDPWHVADPRTNEPDDRSEIPRLRLTLPRIALYQPWVPSMDEGWTRLVLERFGIPYLTVHNADLSIGELEDRFDVLIIPSVGRRILMEGFRPEQTEPAYVGGLEAEGVKSLRQFVESGGRLVCLDDSTAFAIEVLDLPIKNALADISSNEFYCPGSILAVEYDPNAVGSYLTAGMPSRGSIYFSNSKGFELLDGATTSSSIMCRYASTDLLESGWLLGSESLEGKAALIDWPVGKGRVVLFGFPAQHRGQPHGSFRPFFNALLGPGSPINGSN, from the coding sequence ATGAGGTGGAACGGTTTGGCGACGGTGGTGATCGGACTCGCGACGATGGGTGCCTGGTCGTCGATCGAGGCTCAGGAACGAACGGTCCCGGAGCCGACTCAGGTGCTCGGATTCGAGCCCGGAGCCGATTTTCGACTCGCCCCCTGGACGGATGTGGTGGATTACTTCCACCAGGTTGACACGGCCTCGGATCGAGTTGAGGTTGTCGAGATTGGCCGATCGACCCTGGGCCGACCGTTTCTGGCTGCCGTGGTCTCGTCGGAGGAAACGATCGCCGATCTCGATCGGTACAAGGCGAGCCAGCGCGAGCTTGCGCTCCCCGATCCGAACCTGTCGGACGAGGAGGCTGCCGAATTGGTCGCCCAGAGCAAGACAACCGTCCTGATCACCTGTTCGATTCACTCCTCGGAAACCGCGTCAACCCTCATGGCCTGCTCCCTCTTGCATGAGCTGGCCACTGGTGAGGATGCCGCAACCCGAGCGATTCTCGATGAAACGATTATCCTGATCATTCCCTCGGTGAACCCGGATGGAGTGGATCTCGTTCACGACTGGTACGAGCGATCCAAAGGAACCCCCTGGGAAGGTTCCGGCATGCCCTGGCTCTATCACCCGTATGCCGGGCACGACACCAACCGCGACTGGTTCATGCTCAACCTGGACGAGACACGAGTCTTGACCCGCTTCCTCTACGAGGAATGGTTCCCGACGATCACCTGGGACGTTCATCAGATGGGATCGACCGGGCCTCGGCTGTTCGTTCCGCCATTTTTCGATCCGGTGAACCCGAATCTCGACCCCCGAATCAGCCAGGGGATCTTTCTGATTGGCGCTCACATGGCTGCCGACCTCGCAAAGGAAGGAAAAAAGGGGGTCGCGACTCACTCAATGTATGACAACTGGTGGAACGGAGGAAATCGAACCGTTCCCCAACGCCATAACATGGTCGGCATCCTCACCGAGGCGGCCAGTGTGAAGCTTGCGTCACCAATCTTTCAGAGCAAATCCGATCTGAGAGGGGGCAGCCGAGGCTTCCCGGACCATGAGCCAAGGGTGACCTTTGTCGATCCCTGGCCCGGTGGATGGTGGCGGATCGCCGACATCGTCGAGTACGAGCTGATCGCTGCCCGCGCTCTCCTGACCCTGGCCGCTCGCTATGGAGACTGGTTCCAATCGAACTACCGGGCCATCGCGCTCGACCAGATTCGAGCCGGAGCCGAGCGACCACCCTTTGCCTGGGTGGTTCCTGCCGACCAGCACGATCCGGGAACGGCCGCGACCATGGTCGAAATTCTCCATGCCACCGGCATTCGAGTCCATCGAGCGACCGAGGCCTTCGAGGCTGGAGGAGTTCCGTATCCCGCCGACTCCTGGATTTTCTTCGCCTCTCAACCGTACCGGGCGCACCTGAAAGACATGATGGAACGGCAGGAGTATCCCGATCGCGTTGGTCCCGACGGACGTCCTGAGCGTCCTTACGACGTTGCGGGCTGGACCCTCCCACTGCAGATGGGGGTCAAGGTCGCCACGATCGCGGAGCCGTTCGAGGCCTCGACCGAGGCAGTTGCTCAGGTGAAGACGACGGGAGGGCGGATTGACGGAGACTCTCAGACCGCAAATGCGTTCTACCTCCTCAACCGGGCCAACGATGACCTTGCGGTCGCGTTCGCCCTGTTGGCGAACGGCCAGACTCTCGAACGGATTGCCGAGCCGTTCGAGATCGGCGATCGGGAATTTCCGGCCCATACCCTCCGGATCCCTGCGACCGCCGAAGCTCGGCAAGTCCTTGAAACAGTCCTTCCTCAGCGCTCCTCGGTTGCCGTCGCCGTGACTGATCCTTGGCACGTTGCCGATCCCCGAACAAACGAGCCGGATGACCGGTCGGAGATCCCCCGGCTCAGGCTGACGCTTCCGAGAATTGCACTCTACCAGCCCTGGGTTCCGAGCATGGACGAGGGATGGACTCGGCTTGTCCTGGAGCGATTCGGGATTCCATATCTCACGGTTCACAATGCAGATCTCTCCATCGGCGAGTTGGAGGACCGGTTCGACGTGCTGATCATTCCATCTGTCGGCCGCCGCATCTTGATGGAAGGGTTTCGACCCGAACAAACCGAACCGGCGTATGTCGGAGGTCTGGAGGCTGAAGGGGTCAAGTCGCTTCGCCAGTTTGTCGAATCCGGAGGCCGACTGGTCTGCCTGGACGATTCCACCGCGTTCGCGATCGAGGTCCTTGATCTTCCGATCAAAAACGCACTCGCCGACATTTCCTCGAACGAATTTTATTGCCCGGGTTCGATCCTTGCAGTCGAGTACGACCCGAATGCGGTCGGTTCGTATCTGACTGCCGGGATGCCTTCTCGAGGCTCCATCTATTTCTCGAATTCAAAGGGGTTTGAGTTGCTCGATGGAGCGACGACGTCCTCGTCGATCATGTGTCGATATGCATCGACCGATCTGCTGGAAAGTGGCTGGCTCCTCGGTTCCGAGTCTCTCGAAGGTAAGGCTGCTCTGATCGATTGGCCGGTTGGGAAGGGACGAGTCGTCCTTTTCGGATTTCCGGCGCAGCACCGGGGGCAACCGCACGGTTCCTTTCGCCCCTTCTTCAACGCGTTGCTCGGTCCCGGCTCCCCCATCAATGGGAGCAATTGA
- a CDS encoding acetyl ornithine aminotransferase family protein, whose translation MSSEVSLSRSDPRIVTDQLPGPRAAAWIARDELVTSPSYTRMYPLVVRRARGVMIEDLDGNRFLDFTAGIAVTNAGHCHPRVVKAIRDQARHLIHMSGTDFFYRPQIRLAETLARLVPGPGPKRVFFANSGAEAIEAALKLSRYHTGRPRVIAFRGAFHGRTYGAMSLTASKSIQRRGFSPLVPEIHHACYGDLGSLRSLFRTTCPPEETAAIFVEPIQGEGGYIVPPDDFLAGLRSLCDEHGILLVLDEIQSGMGRTGRMLASEHWGVRGDIVCLAKGLANGLPLGAIVASEAIMDWVPGSHASTFGGNPIACSAALATLQLIEHRYAQNAQKRGEELAAGLRELAKFHPCVVDVRGKGLMIGMEIGSPLGPNPEFRDRIILEAFHRGLLLLPCGPSTIRFCPPLCLTARHVEIGLELLRSAMSALCGDCPCSPRRPDVAHVSVGQHLPSDEAS comes from the coding sequence ATGTCTTCCGAGGTCTCTCTCTCACGCAGTGACCCCAGGATTGTCACCGACCAGTTACCTGGACCGCGTGCAGCTGCCTGGATCGCGAGGGATGAGCTGGTGACCTCTCCCTCGTATACCCGGATGTACCCGCTGGTCGTCCGAAGGGCTCGAGGGGTGATGATCGAGGATCTGGACGGAAATCGCTTCCTCGACTTTACCGCAGGCATTGCCGTGACGAATGCGGGCCACTGTCATCCGCGGGTGGTAAAGGCGATCCGCGATCAAGCGCGGCATTTGATCCATATGTCGGGCACCGATTTTTTTTATCGCCCCCAGATTCGACTGGCGGAGACGCTCGCTCGCCTCGTCCCCGGTCCCGGTCCAAAACGTGTCTTTTTTGCTAACAGTGGGGCCGAGGCCATCGAAGCGGCCTTGAAACTGTCCCGATACCACACCGGTCGGCCTCGCGTCATTGCGTTTCGGGGAGCCTTTCACGGGAGAACCTACGGCGCGATGAGTCTCACCGCGTCCAAGTCAATTCAGCGAAGGGGTTTCTCCCCCCTCGTTCCCGAAATTCATCATGCCTGTTACGGCGATCTTGGCAGTCTTCGATCCTTGTTTCGCACCACCTGCCCTCCGGAGGAAACAGCCGCGATTTTTGTCGAGCCGATTCAGGGTGAGGGGGGATACATTGTTCCTCCGGACGACTTTCTCGCCGGGCTGCGGTCACTCTGCGATGAACACGGGATTTTGCTCGTGCTCGATGAGATCCAATCAGGTATGGGACGGACGGGGCGAATGCTCGCGTCCGAACACTGGGGAGTCCGAGGCGATATTGTTTGTCTGGCCAAGGGGCTTGCAAACGGCTTGCCGCTGGGGGCCATCGTGGCTTCGGAGGCAATCATGGATTGGGTCCCTGGAAGTCACGCAAGCACGTTCGGGGGAAATCCAATCGCCTGTTCAGCAGCCCTGGCCACGCTTCAGTTGATCGAACATCGCTATGCTCAGAATGCTCAGAAGCGGGGAGAGGAACTGGCGGCCGGGCTGAGAGAGTTGGCCAAGTTCCACCCCTGTGTTGTCGATGTTCGAGGCAAAGGCTTGATGATTGGCATGGAAATCGGCTCTCCCTTAGGTCCCAATCCTGAGTTCCGCGATCGCATCATTCTGGAAGCCTTCCATCGTGGCTTGTTACTCTTACCGTGCGGACCAAGCACGATTCGATTCTGTCCGCCACTGTGTTTGACCGCCAGGCATGTCGAGATCGGACTCGAATTGCTTCGTTCTGCCATGTCAGCGTTATGCGGTGACTGTCCGTGCTCTCCTCGACGACCCGATGTCGCTCACGTTTCCGTCGGCCAGCATCTGCCCTCTGATGAGGCTTCCTGA
- a CDS encoding HEAT repeat domain-containing protein has protein sequence MIDAIAPAWARNLSQGLALLLVVGGLGLLPPLSARAQQEDDQTNGEANQEAPADGELTPEKQDEQEVLADSIFVDPVAASIMRGRYDQLHSSVLVPPNTDRTIIQMAQGASRLDAGLIDRFIKYAARQLTDHDNIDAVASGGQQSRIQSIQDAGKYLMLPYSEIPKNQQDRRFYQEFNARLLGVAPDLLKNHLYARVQVMQALSRMGDPAAVNLLIAQLRDPEQPLIVKQLAAEGIRRVAVEAGDSLSTADRETAANALVEFLRDNPDAYWLSHARALQALGTLRRISGVENRDQAVFANELLAVLSSEDRRPESRAWAAWALGMLEVPPNYPQLNFSLAAYQIGSLAVEIGQRIVDLSDPRELEAYNPERVKYLTALIVAPVFSSLDGAPELRGSGLRNTRGLGPHQQYVVRVHQLIRQLAVSSVELTNARGAQIIAARDRVIGRLNELRTFLNENRPEDGTFIAGGQEFALQDAS, from the coding sequence ATGATCGATGCGATCGCACCGGCTTGGGCGCGGAACCTCAGCCAAGGGCTCGCGTTGCTTCTGGTCGTGGGAGGACTCGGGTTGCTCCCGCCGTTGTCGGCCAGGGCGCAGCAAGAGGACGACCAGACCAATGGCGAAGCCAATCAGGAAGCGCCGGCCGACGGCGAGTTGACTCCCGAAAAGCAAGATGAGCAAGAGGTTCTTGCGGATTCGATTTTCGTTGATCCCGTCGCCGCGTCGATCATGCGGGGCCGGTATGATCAGTTGCATTCGAGCGTCCTCGTTCCTCCGAATACCGACCGGACCATCATCCAGATGGCTCAGGGAGCTTCCAGACTCGACGCGGGCTTGATCGATCGCTTCATCAAGTACGCAGCGCGTCAGTTGACCGATCACGACAACATCGACGCGGTCGCGTCTGGCGGTCAACAAAGCCGCATCCAGTCCATCCAGGATGCGGGAAAGTACCTCATGCTTCCCTATAGCGAGATTCCGAAGAATCAGCAGGATCGACGGTTCTATCAGGAGTTCAACGCTCGACTTCTCGGGGTCGCTCCCGACTTGCTCAAGAATCATCTCTATGCCCGCGTTCAGGTCATGCAAGCCCTGAGCCGCATGGGTGATCCGGCGGCGGTGAACCTCTTGATCGCACAACTTCGGGATCCCGAACAGCCCCTGATTGTCAAGCAACTGGCTGCGGAGGGAATCCGTCGCGTGGCCGTGGAAGCTGGTGATTCGCTCTCCACCGCCGACCGGGAAACCGCGGCGAATGCCCTGGTCGAATTTCTTCGTGATAACCCTGATGCCTACTGGTTGTCCCATGCTCGAGCCCTTCAGGCCCTCGGGACCCTTCGTCGGATCTCCGGCGTCGAGAACCGCGACCAGGCAGTCTTCGCGAACGAATTGCTCGCAGTCCTAAGTTCAGAAGACCGACGTCCGGAGAGTCGAGCCTGGGCAGCCTGGGCGCTCGGTATGCTGGAAGTGCCGCCGAACTACCCCCAGCTGAATTTCTCTCTGGCGGCCTATCAGATTGGCTCTCTTGCGGTTGAGATCGGCCAAAGAATCGTTGACTTGAGCGACCCCCGGGAACTCGAGGCTTACAATCCGGAACGCGTGAAGTACCTGACGGCTCTGATCGTCGCACCGGTCTTCTCGTCGCTCGATGGAGCCCCTGAACTTCGCGGATCGGGATTACGCAACACCCGAGGGCTTGGTCCTCATCAACAATACGTCGTTCGAGTCCACCAATTGATCCGCCAGCTTGCGGTCTCCTCCGTGGAACTTACAAACGCCCGAGGAGCGCAGATCATTGCGGCTCGCGATCGCGTAATTGGCAGACTCAACGAACTACGTACGTTCTTGAACGAGAATCGGCCCGAAGATGGGACCTTCATCGCGGGAGGTCAGGAATTCGCACTTCAGGACGCTTCTTGA
- a CDS encoding GltB/FmdC/FwdC-like GXGXG domain-containing protein yields the protein MNQPPSAFEIPVALVRDYQQINRELILALDSGHRVIRLTEVEGQRLLASGLRGSWSAVIEVLGNAGPELAAELDAPGVTILCRGSVADGAGRGLRSGRLAIAERSGDALGAGMAGGSIVVRGTTGHRAGLRQRGGSLVLLGPAGRLLADRQSGGLLFAEKELITAATGRGRSQGRLVPLPHPDSEFDQLPRKDANALASVLQGLPQPFDSSLQPDPSVD from the coding sequence ATGAACCAGCCGCCCTCGGCGTTCGAAATTCCCGTGGCGCTGGTCCGAGACTACCAGCAGATTAACCGGGAATTGATCCTGGCCCTCGATTCCGGTCATCGGGTCATCCGCCTGACCGAGGTCGAGGGCCAGCGTTTGCTCGCATCCGGACTTCGAGGCTCCTGGTCCGCTGTGATCGAGGTGCTTGGAAATGCCGGTCCCGAGCTGGCTGCCGAACTTGATGCTCCCGGAGTCACCATCCTCTGCCGTGGGTCTGTCGCCGATGGTGCCGGTCGCGGCCTTCGCTCGGGTCGCCTGGCAATTGCGGAGCGATCGGGTGATGCCCTTGGTGCAGGGATGGCAGGCGGCTCGATCGTTGTCCGGGGCACAACGGGGCATCGCGCCGGTCTGCGGCAGCGTGGAGGCTCGCTTGTCCTCCTGGGCCCTGCGGGTCGCTTGCTGGCCGATCGTCAATCCGGTGGCTTACTCTTCGCCGAGAAAGAACTCATCACCGCGGCCACAGGTCGAGGTCGCTCCCAAGGGCGATTGGTCCCCCTGCCCCATCCTGACTCAGAGTTCGATCAGCTTCCCCGAAAGGATGCGAACGCACTGGCGAGCGTCCTGCAAGGACTTCCCCAGCCATTTGATTCAAGTCTTCAACCCGATCCCTCGGTGGATTGA